The following are encoded in a window of Megalobrama amblycephala isolate DHTTF-2021 linkage group LG19, ASM1881202v1, whole genome shotgun sequence genomic DNA:
- the sdr42e1 gene encoding short-chain dehydrogenase/reductase family 42E member 1 gives MEVNRTGRSFLITGGGGYFGFRLACALLKTSSNIVLFDVIPPSQELPAGIAFTQADIRDYAQVEEAVRGAHCVFHIASYGMSGREQLNWKLIEEVNIKGTENILRACVAHGVPRLVYTSTFNVVFGGQEIKNGDESLPYLPLHLHPDHYSRTKSIAEMQVLKANGSQLNNSAGVLRTCALRPAGIYGPGEQRHLPRIVSYIEKGIFRFVYGDPDSLVEFVHVDNLVSAHLLAAEALTEKRQHRAAGQPYFISDGRPVNNFEFFRPLVEGLGYSFPTLRLPISLIYLFAFLTEMVHHVVGRIYNFQPLLTRTEVYKTGVTHYFSMRKAREELGYEPKQYDLEDVVQWFRGRGHGKKHSRSSIRKLILDVVLVVAFAAVLLSCLPVVGE, from the exons ATGGAAGTCAACAGGACAGGAAGATCCTTCCTCATAACCGGTGGAGGAGGTTATTTTGGATTCCG TCTCGCCTGTGCTCTCCTCAAAACCTCCTCAAACATCGTGCTGTTTGATGTGATTCCCCCGAGCCAAGAGCTGCCCGCGGGTATCGCATTCACACAGGCAGATATCCGTGATTACGCACAGGTGGAAGAAGCCGTCCGAGGCGCGCACTGCGTGTTCCACATCGCCTCCTATGGGATGTCAGGACGGGAGCAGCTCAACTGGAAACTCATTGAAGAAGTGAACATAAAGGGAACGGAGAACATCCTCAGGGCTTGCGTGGCACACGGCGTCCCCCGACTTGTCTACACCAGCACCTTTAATGTAGTGTTCGGCGGTCAGGAGATTAAGAACGGTGATGAAAGTCTGCCTTACTTGCCCTTGCACCTGCACCCTGATCACTACTCCAGGACTAAGTCTATAGCAGAGATGCAGGTGTTAAAAGCAAACGGTTCACAGCTGAATAACAGCGCAGGTGTGCTACGCACTTGTGCCCTGCGTCCAGCTGGGATATACGGCCCCGGGGAGCAACGGCACCTGCCCAGGATAGTTAGTTACATTGAGAAGGGGATCTTTAGGTTTGTGTACGGAGATCCTGATAGTCTTGTGGAGTTTGTTCATGTGGATAATCTGGTGTCCGCGCACCTGTTAGCCGCCGAGGCGTTGACTGAAAAGCGTCAGCACCGGGCCGCCGGTCAGCCCTATTTCATCTCTGATGGACGGCCTGTCAACAACTTTGAGTTTTTCAGGCCTCTGGTGGAGGGTTTGGGATACTCGTTCCCCACGCTTCGACTGCCCATTTCGCTCATTTATCTCTTTGCATTTCTGACTGAGATGGTTCACCATGTCGTGGGGCGGATCTATAACTTCCAGCCCCTGCTGACCCGTACTGAGGTCTACAAGACGGGCGTCACGCATTATTTCAGTATGCGTAAGGCACGAGAAGAGCTGGGATACGAGCCTAAACAGTATGACCTGGAAGATGTTGTGCAATGGTTTCGAGGCAGAGGTCACGGGAAAAAGCACAGCCGGTCGTCAATTAGGAAACTAATTTTAGATGTTGTTTTGGTGGTTGCTTTTGCTGCTGTGCTTCTCTCCTGCCTTCCAGTTGTGGGAGAATGA